The stretch of DNA CCATACTGAAGTCATTTGAGGCGCTCCGATTGGTTTTTTCCGGGTGACAATCGTAAACTTGCAATTATCTTTAGTCGTCAGGCGACCAAAGGTTACTGACGTAAATATTACCGCGACCGCTACTTTCGCTTTTACTATGTGCTATCATTTCGTTGATCGGTCCAAAATAATTAACGATTCTTATCCATGAAGAATCTCTGAAATCAAGTTTATTCTTTTAAGGAGACTGGAAATGACTTCACAAGTTTACATGATAGATCTGTCAGCGTCATGGAAGAAAAGTATGCCGGCCAAAGTCACAGATCTGTTCAACTCCCTGGCTCCAGGCGAAATCTTCAAATCCAGGGACCTTGTAGCCATTAAGATTCATTTTGGAGAGGCTGGAAATACGGCTCATATCAGGCCTCAGTTTGTGCGTCGTGTAGTTGACACGCTGAAGGATTTAGGGGCCAAGCCTTTCTTAACCGATACAAACACACTGTACGTCGGATCTCGTATTGAAGCGTGGTCTCACCTCTGTACCGCGTATGACAATGGTTTCACACGGGAGGTGACAGGAGCGCCAGTGATCATAGCCGATGGGCTTCGTGGAAATAGCGACGTTACCGTTGATCTTGGAGGCGCTCACATTGAACATGCGCATGTAGGAGCCGACATTCACTATGCCGACGGATTGGTTGTAATGACTCACTTCAAGGGCCATGAACTTTCAGGTTTCGGTGGAACGATTAAGAACGTCGGGATGGGTTGCGCATCGAGAAAAGGTAAATTGGATCAACATTCAAATATTTCCCCGAAAGTGAATGCAAAAAAGTGTGTTGGTTGCGGCGAATGTGAGGTCTGGTGCCGTGGACGGGCGATAACCCTGTCTGGAGAAAAAGGAACTCGCAAGGCGCATATTGACCCCGAGCGATGCGTAGGATGCGCAGAATGCATTTTAACCTGCCGTCAAGGCGCTATTTCAATCCAGTGGAACGAATCCATCCCGATTTTTATGGAAAAAATGGTCGAGTACGCCAAAGCTGTTTTAAGTCAAAAACAGGGGAAAGCCATTTTTATCTCCTTTGTAACTGATGTCTCCCCTTTGTGTGATTGCACACCTTTTTCCGACAGGGCAATCGTGCCTGGAATCGGAATTCTCGCATCGTTGGATTCGGTCGCGATTGACCAGGCGGCAGCGGATCTGGTTAACCAAGCCCCAGGTAATCCTTTGTCAGCATTGGAAAAGGCCTTGGAACCTGGAGCAGACAAGTTTAGAGCCCTATTCCCGGACATCGACTGGGGCCACCAACTGGAATATGCGGAGAAGATTGGTCTCGGGTCCAGAAAATATGAGCTGATCAAACTTTAATAGAATAGCTGACAG from Desulfomonilaceae bacterium encodes:
- a CDS encoding DUF362 domain-containing protein; translation: MTSQVYMIDLSASWKKSMPAKVTDLFNSLAPGEIFKSRDLVAIKIHFGEAGNTAHIRPQFVRRVVDTLKDLGAKPFLTDTNTLYVGSRIEAWSHLCTAYDNGFTREVTGAPVIIADGLRGNSDVTVDLGGAHIEHAHVGADIHYADGLVVMTHFKGHELSGFGGTIKNVGMGCASRKGKLDQHSNISPKVNAKKCVGCGECEVWCRGRAITLSGEKGTRKAHIDPERCVGCAECILTCRQGAISIQWNESIPIFMEKMVEYAKAVLSQKQGKAIFISFVTDVSPLCDCTPFSDRAIVPGIGILASLDSVAIDQAAADLVNQAPGNPLSALEKALEPGADKFRALFPDIDWGHQLEYAEKIGLGSRKYELIKL